CTCTCCAGAGGGGCTGCTCTTACCTGTTAGGTAAGATCCAGCCTAGCTCTCGAGTCCCCCCCTACCCGGGCCCTCCCACGCAGGGCCCAGTAGCCGCAGTGCCCCCCCGTCGCCCCCCACCCTCACTCCTGCGTCTTCCCGGGTTCGCCCCCCTCCCCCGTTTTCCCAGACTCCCCTCGTGCTTTCGGGGAGACACCCAAACACCCCCGCCCGCGGCGGGGATTCCTGCGGGCCTGGGGCGCCCTGGGTGGCGCGCGAGGAGGCCGGCTCTGAGCCCGGGCGGCCGACCGCGTAGGGGCGCTGCCCGAGCGTGGTGCCGAGGCCGGGCGCCGGCGCCTCTGCGGCACAGCCTGGGGGCGGAGaggggcgggcgcggggcgggctCGGCCGGGAATGTAGAGACCCGGGCGGGAGCctcccggcggcggcggcggcggcggcggcggcggccgggctGCGGAGCGCGGAGGCTCCGTCAcgtgtttttttctcctcccgaGTGAGACGGCGGCGCGGTCGGCGCGCAGAGCCAGACGCCGCCGCTTGTTTTGGTTGGGGCTCTCGGCAACtctcggaggaggaggagggaggaggggataaGTAGCGGCAGCACCTCCCGGGGAAGAGGCGTCTTCCCCCGACTCCTTCCCCAGCCTCCCCCCCGCAcccccgacccccccccccccaccttcgcCTCCCGccctcatcccctcccctcctccccggcCGACTGGAGCGAGGGGCAGGGATGAGGCTGTCCCTTCGGCGCGCCCCCAGCTTCCCCGGCTGCCTAGTCGCGTTTCGCGTGGAAAAGCCACTTTCTGCGCCCGCCGACATGGGCCCGATCGGGGGCTGCAGAGGACGCGTCCGCGGGCTGCGGCAGCAACAGCAACAGCCGCAGCGCCGCGGTCTCCGCGATTGAGCTGGTATTTGGGCGGCTGGTGGCGGCGGGGACGGtcggggggtgggaggaggcggaggaagaggcgaaggaggaggagggagaaccCCGTGCAACGTTGGGACTTGGCAGCTCGCCTCCCCCTGCCCAAGGATATTTAATTTGCCTCGGGAATCGCTACTTCCAGAGAGGAACTCCGGAGGGAaggcgcgcgcgcgcgcctgGAGGGGCCAGGCgaggcccccccccccacccccccaacctcgCCCGCCCGCCTGCCAGCGCCGGACTCTGGCCCCGGCGGCGAGAGATGCATCTTAGCTTCTTCCCGATCGCGGCGGCTGAGAGGAGACTTGGCTCTCGGGGGATCCGGGCTGCACTCGCGCCGGACGCGTTGCCTCCCCCCCAGGGCATGAAACGCCAGTAAACTCGGGTTGGGGCTATCTCCTTGGCGCAGCTGCTGCGTCCTCCCTCGACCGCCCCTCCCCGGCGCAGAGGGCGGCGTGGATTTCGGAGTCGGGGTTTCTGCCGCCTCCAGCCCTGTTTGCATGTGCGGGGCCGCGGCTAGGAGCCTCCGCCCCCCACCCGGTTGTTTTTCGGCGCCTCCCTCTGCTCGGCAGCATGGCGAGCCCTCCGGAGACGGACGGCTTCTCGGACGTGCGCAAGGTGGGCTACCTGCGCAAACCCAAGAGCATGCACAAGCGATTCTTCGTGCTGCGGGCGGCCAGCGAGGCTGGGGGCCCGGCGCGCCTCGAGTACTACGAGAACGAGAAGAAGTGGCGGCACAAGTCGAGCGCCCCCAAACGCTCGATCCCCCTGGAGAGCTGCTTCAACATCAACAAGCGGGCGGACTCCAAGAACAAGCACCTGGTGGCCCTCTACACCCGGGACGAGCACTTTGCCATCGCGGCAGACAGCGAGGCCGAGCAGGACAGCTGGTACCAGGCCCTCCTGCAGCTGCACAACCGTGCCAAGGGCCACCACGACGGGGCCGCGGCGCCTGGGGCCGGAGGCGGCGGGGGCAGCTGCAGTGGCAGCTCCGGCCTCGGGGAGGCCGGGGAGGACTTGAGCTACGGGGATGTGCCCCCAGGACCCGCCTTCAAGGAGGTCTGGCAGGTGATCCTGAAACCCAAGGGCCTGGGTCAGACAAAGAACCTGATTGGCATCTACCGCCTCTGCCTGACCAGCAAGACCATCAGCTTCGTGAAGCTGAACTCGGAGGCGGCGGCCGTGGTGCTGCAGCTGATGAACATCAGGCGCTGCGGCCACTCAGAGAACTTCTTCTTCATCGAAGTGGGCCGTTCCGCAGTGACGGGCCCCGGGGAGTTCTGGATGCAGGTGGACGACTCCGTGGTGGCCCAGAACATGCACGAGACAATCTTGGAGGCCATGCGGGCCATGAGCGATGAGTTCCGCCCTCGAAGCAAGAGTCAGTCTTCCTCCAACTGCTCCAACCCCATCAGTGTGCCGCTGCGGAGGCATCACCTCAACAACCCTCCACCCAGCCAGGTGGGGCTGACCCGCCGCTCGCGCACCGAGAGCATCACGGCCACCTCCCCGGCCAGCTTGGTGGGCGGGAAGCAGGGCTCCTTCCGCGTGCGTGCCTCCAGTGATGGCGAAGGCACCATGTCTCGCCCCGCCTCTGTGGACGGCAGTCCTGTGAGTCCTAGCACCAACAGGACCCACGCCCACCGCCATCGAGGCAGCTCCCGGCTGCACCCGCCTCTCAACCACAGCCGCTCCATCCCCATGCCTTCTTCTCGCTGCTCGCCTTCTGCCACCAGCCCGGTCAGTCTGTCCTCCAGCAGCACGAGTGGCCACGGCTCCACCTCAGACTGCCTCTTCCCGCGGCGGTCTAGTGCTTCTGTGTCTGGTTCCCCCAGTGATGGCGGCTTCATCTCCTCCGATGAGTATGGCTCCAGTCCCTGCGATTTCCGAAGTTCTTTCCGCAGCGTCACCCCAGATTCCCTGGGCCACACCCCGCCTGCCCGGGGTGAGGAGGAGCTAAGCAACTACATCTGCATGGGAGGCAAGGGGGCCTCCACCCTCACTGCCCCCAATGGTCACTACATTTTGCCTCGGGGTGGCAATGGTCACCGCTACGTGCCAGCTGCCGGCTTGGGCACAAGCCCAGCCCTGCCAGGAGAAGAAGCAGCCGGTGTGGCAGATCTGGATAATCGGTTCCGAAAGCGGACTCACTCTGCAGGCACCTCGCCTACCATTTCCCACCAGAAAACCCCGTCGCAGTCCTCTGTGGCTTCCATTGAGGAATATACCGAAATGATGCCCACCTACCCACCAGGAGGTGGCAGTGGAGGCCGAGTACCCAGCTACCGGCACTCCGCCTTCGTGCCCACCCACTCCTACCCAGAGGAGGGTCTGGAAATGCACCCCTTGGAGCGGCGTGGGGGCCACCACCGCCCAGACACCTCCAGCCTTCACACCGATGATGGCTACATGCCCATGTCCCCAGGGGTGGCCCCGGTGCCCGGCAGCCGGAAAGGCAGTGGGGACTACATGCCCATGAGCCCCAAGAGCGTGTCTGCCCCGCAGCAGATCATCAACCCCATCAGACGCCATCCCCAGAGAGTGGACCCCAACGGCTACATGATGATGTCCCCAAGCGGCAGCTGCTCTCCTGACATTGGAGGTGGGCCCAGCAgtggcggcagcagcagcggcgCCGCCCCTTCTGGGAGCAGCTATGGCAAACTCTGGGCAAACGGCGTAGGGGGCCACCACTCTCACGCCCTGCCACACCCCAAACTCCCGGTGGAGAGCGGTAGTGGCAAACTCTTGTCTTGTACAGGTGACTACATGAACATGTCGCCCGTCGGGGACTCCAACACCAGCAGCCCCTCCGACTGCTACTATGGCCCGGAGGACCCCCAGCACAAGCCAGTCCTCTCCTACTACTCATTGCCAAGGTCCTTTAAGCACACCCAGCGCCCTGGGGAGCTGGAGGAGCCTCGGCATCACCAGCACCTCCGCCTTTCCTCCAGTTCCGGTCGACTCCTCTACACTGCGGCCGCAGAAGATTCCTCGTCGTCCACCAGCAGCGACAGCCTGGGCGGGGGATACTGTGGGGCTCGGCCGGAGCCCGGCCTCCCGCATCTCCATCATCAGGTCCTGCAGGCCCATCTGCCTCGAAAGGTGGACACAGCTGCCCAGACCAACAACCGCCTGGCTCGGCCCACGAGGCTGTCTCTGGGGGATCCCAAGGCCAGCACCTTACCTCGGGCCCGAGAGCAGCAGCCGCCGCCCCCCTTGCTGCTCCCTCCGGAGCCCAAGAGCCCAGGGGAGTATGTGAATATTGAATTTGGGAGCGATCAGCCTGGCTACTTATCGGGCCCGGTGGCGTCCCACAGCTCGCCTTCCATCAGGTGTCCGTCCCAGCTCCAGCCAGCTCCCAGAGAGGAGGAGACGGGCGCAGAAGAGTATATGAACATGGACCTGGGGCCGGGCCGGAGGGCCACCTGGCAGGAGAGCGTGGGGGTTCAGCCCGGCAGGGTGGGCCCGGCGCCCCCTGGAGCTGCTAGCGTGTGCAGGCCGACCAGGGCGGTGCCCAGCAGCCGCGGCGACTACATGACCATGCAGATGGGCGGTCCCCGGCAGAACTACGTGGACACCTCACCCGTCGCGCCCATCAGCTACGCCGACATGCGGACGGGCGTCGTTGTGGAGGAAGCCAGCCTGCCCGGGGCCACCGCGGCCGCTCCGTCCTCATCCTCGACggcctctgtttcctccactGCTCCTCCAGGAACAGGGGAGCTGGCGGCCCGCTCGGCCCTGCTGGGCGGCCCGAGCGCCTTCACGCGGGTGAACCTCAGTCCCAACCGCAACCAGAGTGCCAAAGTGATCCGTGCCGACCCGCAAGGGTGTAGGAGGCGGCACAGCTCCGAGACCTTCTCCTCGACGCCCAGTGCCACCCGGGTGGGCAACACGGTGCCCTTCGGAGCCGGGGCTGCCGTCGGGGGCGGTGctggtggcagcagcagcagcaccgaGGATGTCAAACGCCACAGCTCTGCTTCCTTCGAGAACGTGTGGCTGAGGCCtggggagctcgggggagccccCAAGGAGCTGGCCCAAGTGTGCGGGGCCGCTGGGGGTTTGGAGAATGGTCTTAACTACATAGACCTGGATTTGGTCAAGGACTTCAAACAGCGCCCTCAAGAGTGCCCACCTCAACCGCAGCCTCCTCCACTCCCGGCCCCTCATCAACCTCTGGGCAGTAGTCAGAGCGGCCCCACCAGCCGCTCCAGCGAGGATCTAAGCGCCTATGCCAGCATCACTTTCCAGAAGCAGCCAGAGGACCTCCAGTAGCTCAACTGGACATCACAGCAGGTGCGTTTCATGGTGACAAAGTCAGAAGACAAAACTGCTTTTAACCTGGTGCTCGAATTCTGTGCCTCTGCCCCAGggcccttccctctcctccctctgcttCTGTAGGGAGTGCACTCCTGGGAGGGAGAGGTCTGGGCACAGGAGGGGACATGTGCCTGATGGTCAGATAAATCCATAGGAGCAGCCACTCCAGAGAGCTTTTCCCCTTGAGTTTCCCAAGTGAAGTACTTTAGTATTTCCAAGACATATACCCTGTTAATACCAGTTCTGAGGTTTGTGAAGTTCGTTTGTAAGAACCTTGATCTCCTTATGGAAGTTTTCTTTTGACTATATACTGAGGTCAGTCTCTAGAAGGGACAGTTCtacaaaaatatttgttaatccAGGGGCTAAGCCCTTCATTTCAAGGTAATTTCTCAGAACTCTTAAGGGTGATCTTATCAAGCCCTGTGTACTTTAGTTCTGTGATTTCACAATACCAAGGCAACATAAGTAGCAGTGGGAAACATCAATTTTTATTCCTGTTGCCCTAAAAAGATTCAGAAGTAAGAGCTTGCTTTAGGCTTACAGATTTAGAGAAATAGCTGTCTGTCTATGACTCTCTTTAGACAGTAATTATTGGTGACATTTTGTTTCTGAATGAAGATTTATGAAATATTACCCACACACGGACCCATCACCTCACAGGCATGGCTGCTTTTACACAGTGAAGTCTGCCTGCATCTGGGACCCATTATTGAGTTAAGAGTTATGAAAATTCATCCCACCGTGTCAGCCTTACAGTTGCCTGTTCTTGCTAAGGCCTGTTCAGAGACCCCCACATAGATCATATGGGGGCTACTGTACATCTTCTGTAAAATTGCTTAACATATTTATGTTGAAAAGAAATATTCAGACAGGGAGATGGAAGAGTTTGGTTTTCATCTGCATTGAATGTAAGGGCTAAACCTTGTCCTCTTCCTTTGTAGGATATTTACTGTTTGCCTTTTAAGTTCTAGAGTGGATGCCTCATTAATGTTGAAAGTTGGCTTCGGGTCTTCTGTGGCTAAGGCTGTACTGAAAATGAGAAACATTTCTAATAGGAAATTAGCCTGCCCTTCATTCTGTTGAGCTTTTTTCTGGTGGTCATAATtgtgggaagaggagaggagTACAGTTTGCAAATAATGTGATGAGTTGGCAATGTAGACGTTTCCAGCATTTGGAAACACTTTATTCTGACAAACATTATCTTGTGATGACCTTTTTATATATGTTTCATCAAATGTGCTTTTACATTATTCTTCTTAATATGTGCCCATCCATAAGAAATTCATGTGTATTTTGGGTTCCTATTCCTATTGATTCTAATATTTGACCCATATCATTTGCTGTTTGTCTGGAACAAGGCACAGGCATACATTCAAACTTAAGATTTTAGGGGATATTATGCAAAACATTTATTTGATTagtatttagatttattttcatGATTCCTTCTCTATAAGAGAGATTTAATTGTGTGCATCAACAGTAAAAATTTTGGTTGTTTCAAATGATGTTTTGGGACATGTGGATCCCTCTAACACTTTAGCTGTTTGTGTTGCAAAGTTTCTCATTTATAAAGGAATGGGAatttgaaaggggaaaaaaaaattccagcagaACCAAGGTTTtggttttaaagaagaaagaagaagctAAGAAACAACTCACCTGTTTTCTTAATTTgatcagggttttttgtttttgaaagtagaataaataatattttgcttTGAAGGAAGCTGACCaaataaagttttcatttttcaaaatagctttaaaataaaatcctcctTGTATTGAggatacattaaaaacaaagcaacCCAAACAAAACAATCTTCTAGTCTTAACTTTCTGAGGGAAAATATAGTATTCTGCAACAACCATATAATCATTCCTTAATAATTCTGGAGCAGCAATAGACCAGCAATGGACAGCACCATGCCAGAAAAATTCTACAATGTGTATTTGTAAGACGTAAATGGAGAgaggtgagggtgtgtgtgttttaagtgaGGCACCAAATGCTACTTGGCACATTTACATCCTGAATTCTGCTTGTTTGCCTTTGCCCTGTTGCCTTTAAAGATGTAATTTAATAGGTAATTATCATcatatgaaacaaaaagaaatcaagcCTGTCTGTGGCAAACCCCTTTGCCTGGGAAGGAGTATGTTACTTTGTGAAAACGTTTTCCTAACTTCTCAGCAATTGCTATCTTTGCctgtctttcttatttctcaggTAAAACCTAAAACAGGAAAAGGAACGAGGGTCTtggagatgtgtgtgtgctctTTCCCTTAACTCATTTTAAACGTCTCAGCTTGTTGACTGTTTTCCACCGTCTGTTAAGGAGAATGTTTCCGAGGCATTTAGCGCAGGTGCCCAGGAGTGTTGGTTGCCCTTGATTCACCTTC
The sequence above is a segment of the Dama dama isolate Ldn47 chromosome 8, ASM3311817v1, whole genome shotgun sequence genome. Coding sequences within it:
- the IRS1 gene encoding insulin receptor substrate 1; protein product: MASPPETDGFSDVRKVGYLRKPKSMHKRFFVLRAASEAGGPARLEYYENEKKWRHKSSAPKRSIPLESCFNINKRADSKNKHLVALYTRDEHFAIAADSEAEQDSWYQALLQLHNRAKGHHDGAAAPGAGGGGGSCSGSSGLGEAGEDLSYGDVPPGPAFKEVWQVILKPKGLGQTKNLIGIYRLCLTSKTISFVKLNSEAAAVVLQLMNIRRCGHSENFFFIEVGRSAVTGPGEFWMQVDDSVVAQNMHETILEAMRAMSDEFRPRSKSQSSSNCSNPISVPLRRHHLNNPPPSQVGLTRRSRTESITATSPASLVGGKQGSFRVRASSDGEGTMSRPASVDGSPVSPSTNRTHAHRHRGSSRLHPPLNHSRSIPMPSSRCSPSATSPVSLSSSSTSGHGSTSDCLFPRRSSASVSGSPSDGGFISSDEYGSSPCDFRSSFRSVTPDSLGHTPPARGEEELSNYICMGGKGASTLTAPNGHYILPRGGNGHRYVPAAGLGTSPALPGEEAAGVADLDNRFRKRTHSAGTSPTISHQKTPSQSSVASIEEYTEMMPTYPPGGGSGGRVPSYRHSAFVPTHSYPEEGLEMHPLERRGGHHRPDTSSLHTDDGYMPMSPGVAPVPGSRKGSGDYMPMSPKSVSAPQQIINPIRRHPQRVDPNGYMMMSPSGSCSPDIGGGPSSGGSSSGAAPSGSSYGKLWANGVGGHHSHALPHPKLPVESGSGKLLSCTGDYMNMSPVGDSNTSSPSDCYYGPEDPQHKPVLSYYSLPRSFKHTQRPGELEEPRHHQHLRLSSSSGRLLYTAAAEDSSSSTSSDSLGGGYCGARPEPGLPHLHHQVLQAHLPRKVDTAAQTNNRLARPTRLSLGDPKASTLPRAREQQPPPPLLLPPEPKSPGEYVNIEFGSDQPGYLSGPVASHSSPSIRCPSQLQPAPREEETGAEEYMNMDLGPGRRATWQESVGVQPGRVGPAPPGAASVCRPTRAVPSSRGDYMTMQMGGPRQNYVDTSPVAPISYADMRTGVVVEEASLPGATAAAPSSSSTASVSSTAPPGTGELAARSALLGGPSAFTRVNLSPNRNQSAKVIRADPQGCRRRHSSETFSSTPSATRVGNTVPFGAGAAVGGGAGGSSSSTEDVKRHSSASFENVWLRPGELGGAPKELAQVCGAAGGLENGLNYIDLDLVKDFKQRPQECPPQPQPPPLPAPHQPLGSSQSGPTSRSSEDLSAYASITFQKQPEDLQ